One genomic segment of Aythya fuligula isolate bAytFul2 chromosome 5, bAytFul2.pri, whole genome shotgun sequence includes these proteins:
- the LOC116489451 gene encoding uncharacterized protein LOC116489451 yields the protein MVGFQKEGFLKNSTSQGRDQLPVQVADVTGEQDGEVPGSSGQAGRHRGSSPSTPAEEQESSVPASDEDSPARTTESWQWPLSSSETHSNVGEDFEGFQTPARTPECTMDIQSPGDQSLSRTPQFESDSPEEEGNDEMNEEHRGVEPVPRDRGWRGQPQLTEGEKLLMETNSRIVQLLENIKREHAQSMGLMSQSMGRMELQLGIVATSTRAIHNYLSEILAFLKQPRTQVLETRISQRATPHVELTCASTWTGEDAVAASTVCLPGAEGTSDSREPPQATLPCRSGRLQRAITERASLPMPTRQAKGGGKKK from the exons ATGGTGGGATTTCAAAAGGAGGGATTCTTAAAGAACAGCACATCTCAGGGGAGGGATCAACTGCCAGTCCAAGTGGCAG ATGTCACTGGGGAACAAGATGGGGAGGTTCCTGGATCCTCGGGGCAAGCTGGCCGTCACCGAGGGAGCTCACCGTCCACGCCGGCTGAAGAACAGGAATCCTCGGTGCCTGCCTCTGACGAAGACTCACCGGCCAGGACCACAGAGAGCTGGCAGTGGCCGTTGTCCTCGTCTGAAACGCACAGCAACGTTGGGGAGGATTTTGAGGGATTTCAAACACCAGCGCGGACTCCGGAGTGTACCATGGACATACAGTCTCCCGGGGATCAGTCACTCAGTAGGACTCCTCAGTTTGAAAGTGACTCTCCTGAGGAGGAGGGCAATGATGAAATGAATGAAGAGCACCGCGGTGTTGAGCCTGTCCCTAGGGATCGGGGTTGGAGAGGGCAGCCCCAGCTAACAGAGGGAGAGAAGCTGTTGATGGAAACCAACAGTAGGAttgtgcagctgctggaaaataTCAAGAGGGAGCATGCACAGTCCATGGGTCTCATGTCACAGTCCATGGGCCgcatggagctgcagctgggcatTGTGGCTACCTCCACAAGAGCCATCCATAACTACCTGTCAGAGATTTTAGCTTTCCTCAAGCAGCCAAGGACACAGGTCCTTGAAACACGCATCTCCCAAAGAGCCACCCCCCATGTCGAGTTAACCTGTGCCTCGACATGGACTGGTGAGGACGCAGTGGCAGCCTCCACTGTGTGCTTACCAGGGGCCGAAGGGACGAGCGACTCTCGAGAACCACCGCAGGCCACACTGCCTTGTCGCAGTGGCCGGCTGCAGAGAGCCATAACCGAGAGGGCCTCATTGCCCATGCCTACACGCCAGGCaaaagggggagggaagaaaaaataa